From bacterium, one genomic window encodes:
- a CDS encoding NYN domain-containing protein: MQQNNFAFIDSQNLNLAVIDQGWKLDFKRFRVYLKDKYSVTKAFLFIGYVSTNQDLYVALQDYGYILVFKPTLYLPNGKVKGNVDAELVLHTMIEYPNYDKAVIVTGDGDFYCLIDHLKKHNKLEKLIVPDQKRYSSLLRKFIPEIAFLNPLRNKLEYGK; encoded by the coding sequence ATGCAACAAAATAATTTTGCATTTATTGACAGTCAGAATTTAAATTTGGCTGTTATTGATCAAGGTTGGAAACTTGATTTTAAAAGGTTTCGGGTTTACCTAAAGGACAAGTATTCCGTAACCAAGGCTTTTCTATTCATAGGTTATGTCAGCACCAATCAAGACTTGTATGTGGCACTACAGGATTATGGATACATTCTTGTATTTAAACCAACGTTATATTTACCCAACGGAAAAGTAAAAGGCAACGTTGATGCCGAGCTGGTATTACATACCATGATAGAATATCCCAATTATGACAAGGCCGTTATAGTCACCGGAGATGGTGATTTTTACTGTCTGATAGACCATTTAAAAAAGCACAACAAGCTGGAAAAGCTCATTGTGCCGGATCAGAAACGATATTCGTCTTTATTGAGGAAGTTTATACCTGAAATAGCCTTTTTAAACCCGTTGAGGAACAAGCTTGAATATGGAAAATAA